The Nitratidesulfovibrio sp. genome includes the window GCGCATGTCCGCGAACAGGTAGAAGGCGCCATCGGGCTTGGGGCAGACCACCCCCGGCCACGACGAAACCACCCCGTGGGCCAGGTCGCGCCGACGGCGGAAGGCCTTTTTCATTTCCTCCACCGCGTCGTAGGGGCCGCTGAGGGCGGCCAGCGCCGCCTTCTGGGCCACGGAGCAGATGTTCGAGGTGGACTGGCCCTGGATCTTGGTCATGGCCTTGATCAGGTCGGGGTGGGCCAGGGCGTAGCCCACGCGCCAGCCGGTCATGGCAAAGGTCTTGGCCAGGCCGTTGACCACCGCCACGTTCTCGGGGTGGCGCACCCACCAGTCGGATACGCTGACGGCTTGCGCCGGTTCGTACACGAGGCGGTCGTAGATTTCGTCCGACACCACGAACAGGTCGCGGGCGATGGCCCATTCCATGATGGCATCGGTTTCCGCGCGGGTGTAGCAGGCCCCCGTGGGGTTGGAGGGCGAATTCAGCAGCAGCACGCGGGTTTTGGGGGTGACGGCGCGGTCCAGTTCTTCCGGCGTGACCTTGAAGCCGCGTTCCGCCGGGGACGCCACGAACACCGGCACCCCGCCCGCCAGTTCCACCAGCGCGGGATAGCTCACCCAGTAGGGGGCGGGCACCAGCACCTCGTCGCCGGGGTTGAGCAGGCACTGGAACAGGTTGTACAAGGCCTGCTTGCCGCCGTTGGTGACCACCGTGGCTTCCATGGGGGCCTCCACCCCGTAGAAGCGCGCAAAGTAGCCGCACACCGCCTGACGCAGCTCGGGAATGCCCGGCACCTGCGTATAGCGGGTGAAGCCTTCGTCGATGGCGGTCTTGGCCGCCTCGCGCACGTGTTCCGGGGTGGGGAAGTCTGGCTCGCCCACGGCAAGGCTGACCACCTGCACGCCCTTGGCCTTGAGCTCCAGCGCCTTGGCGTTGACGGCCAGGGTGGCCGAGGGCTTGATGCGGGTGAGACGGTCGGAGATTCTCATTACGGTGCGTCCTGTTCGCGGGTAAGGTGTGCGCTGCCGCCTGCGTGCCACGTGTCGCGCAGGGCACGAAAGGCACGGGTGGCACGGCGGGCGCGCATGAGAACGTTGTGCGGCAGGGCGGCTTTTGGGCGCTCCTGCTCTCGGCGGCTGGTTACCAGCTTACGGGGCGACTGTAAATTGCGGAAACATCAAAACATACCGGCAGGATGCGCGGGGCGCTGGCCGTGCCGTGACGCACGGTGCGCACCATGCGCCAACCTGCCGTAAGGAAAGGCGATGTCTGGCGAAGCAACGCGCCGTGAAAAAGCGGGCGCCGCAGGGGCGTGGGCCGGGGGATTGGTCGGGGCCACGGGCAGGGCGGGAGGCAACATGGGGGACGATTTGCCGATCATGGGGACGGCGGGCCATGGCGCGCCGCTGCTGCCGTTTCCGCCCGGCTGCGTCGTGGGCCGCTTTGTGCGGCGGGTAAAGCGGTTCAGCGTGGAACTGGAAGTGGATGGCGAACCCCTGTGGGTACACAGCAACAATTCCGGGTCCATGCTGGGGCTGATGCGCCCCGGCGCGGCGGTGCTGGCATCACCCGCGCCCAACCCCGACCGCAAGCTGAAATACACCCAGGAACTGGTGCGCTGCGACGGCGACGGCCCGCGCGGCTTCTGGGTGGGGGTGAACACCTCCGTCCCCAACCGGCTGCTGGAGGCGGCCTTCCACGCCGGGCGGCTGCCGTGGGCCATCGGGTACACCACCCTGCGGCGCGAGGCCAAGCGCGGCGAAAGCAGGCTGGACGCGCGGCTGGACGGCCCCGGCCTGCCCACCCTGTGGGTGGAGTGCAAGAACGTGACGCTGGTGGAGGACGACATGGCCGCCTTTCCCGATGCCGCCACCGAGCGCGGGGCCAAGCACCTGCGCGAGATGATGGACATCGTGGCGCGCGGGGAGCGCGCCGCCGGGTTCTACCTTATCCAGCGGCCCGACGGCCACTGCTTCGGCCCGGCGGACTACATCGACCCGGCCTATGCCGCACTGTTCCACGAGGCCCGCGCGGCGGGCGTCGAAATTCACCCCCACCGCGCCCTTGTGGGCATGGCGGGGGTGGACATCGGGTGCGAGATGGCGGTGGTGGGGAAATAATCGGAACAGGTGCGGTGTCGTCTGCACGGTC containing:
- a CDS encoding pyridoxal phosphate-dependent aminotransferase, encoding MRISDRLTRIKPSATLAVNAKALELKAKGVQVVSLAVGEPDFPTPEHVREAAKTAIDEGFTRYTQVPGIPELRQAVCGYFARFYGVEAPMEATVVTNGGKQALYNLFQCLLNPGDEVLVPAPYWVSYPALVELAGGVPVFVASPAERGFKVTPEELDRAVTPKTRVLLLNSPSNPTGACYTRAETDAIMEWAIARDLFVVSDEIYDRLVYEPAQAVSVSDWWVRHPENVAVVNGLAKTFAMTGWRVGYALAHPDLIKAMTKIQGQSTSNICSVAQKAALAALSGPYDAVEEMKKAFRRRRDLAHGVVSSWPGVVCPKPDGAFYLFADMRALFTPALPDSASLCTHIMEQANVALVPGAAFGDDACLRFSYAVSDDTLMIALDKVAKVLFG
- the sfsA gene encoding DNA/RNA nuclease SfsA, which encodes MGDDLPIMGTAGHGAPLLPFPPGCVVGRFVRRVKRFSVELEVDGEPLWVHSNNSGSMLGLMRPGAAVLASPAPNPDRKLKYTQELVRCDGDGPRGFWVGVNTSVPNRLLEAAFHAGRLPWAIGYTTLRREAKRGESRLDARLDGPGLPTLWVECKNVTLVEDDMAAFPDAATERGAKHLREMMDIVARGERAAGFYLIQRPDGHCFGPADYIDPAYAALFHEARAAGVEIHPHRALVGMAGVDIGCEMAVVGK